A single window of Longimicrobium sp. DNA harbors:
- the lolA gene encoding outer membrane lipoprotein chaperone LolA, with the protein MIKRSAVAALLVLAACGGQESSADSPAEGVTPQRAPAAEAPVVAEPVTQVAGGDTSSAPAAPIANAPAAPAAPAEAPKTEAAPKAEASLDDATEILRRTERRADAIRSLEADFVQSLRVPLLNQTQNSAGKMYQRKPDRFLMRFTQPAGDIMVADGRYFWLYYPSTDRTQVIRTSIARGGGSVDLQRQFIGDAAKRFVATLNRSETVDGHDSYALTLVPRQASPYKVLRIWVDKADYTVRRFETTEENESVRRVELRNIRVNGTLPDNLFSFTPPQGTQVFDQ; encoded by the coding sequence GTGATCAAGCGTTCTGCGGTTGCGGCGTTGCTCGTGCTGGCGGCGTGTGGGGGGCAGGAGAGCTCGGCCGATTCGCCGGCGGAGGGCGTGACGCCGCAGCGTGCCCCGGCCGCCGAGGCGCCGGTCGTGGCTGAGCCGGTGACGCAGGTCGCGGGCGGGGATACGTCTTCGGCTCCGGCGGCTCCGATTGCGAATGCTCCGGCGGCACCGGCTGCTCCGGCCGAGGCGCCCAAGACGGAGGCGGCCCCAAAGGCGGAGGCCAGCCTGGACGACGCGACGGAGATCCTGCGGCGCACCGAGCGGCGCGCGGACGCGATCCGCTCGCTGGAGGCGGATTTCGTGCAGAGCCTGCGGGTGCCGCTGCTCAACCAGACGCAGAACAGCGCGGGGAAGATGTACCAGCGCAAGCCGGACCGCTTCCTCATGAGGTTCACGCAGCCGGCGGGCGACATCATGGTGGCGGACGGGCGCTACTTCTGGCTCTACTACCCGAGCACCGACCGCACGCAGGTCATCCGCACCAGCATCGCCAGGGGCGGCGGCTCGGTGGACCTGCAGCGGCAGTTCATCGGCGACGCGGCGAAGCGCTTCGTGGCCACGCTCAACCGCAGCGAGACCGTGGACGGGCACGACAGCTACGCGCTCACCCTCGTCCCGCGCCAGGCGTCGCCCTACAAGGTGCTGCGCATCTGGGTGGACAAGGCCGACTACACCGTGCGCCGCTTCGAGACCACCGAGGAGAACGAGTCCGTGCGCCGCGTGGAGCTGCGCAACATCCGCGTGAACGGCACACTCCCGGACAACCTGTTCAGCTTCACCCCGCCGCAGGGCACGCAGGTCTTCGACCAGTAA